From one Anopheles bellator chromosome 1, idAnoBellAS_SP24_06.2, whole genome shotgun sequence genomic stretch:
- the LOC131211838 gene encoding cytoplasmic dynein 1 intermediate chain-like isoform X7: MDRKAELERKKAKLQALREEKDRRRKEKEQKDLEEATGKMGTTEANPRKDLDEMLSSLGVAPVSEVLSSLSSVNSATSDHSATLTPDTSLQPSTDGQKKKAVNLSLVSVQATNIPPKETVVYTKQTQTNSTGGHERDAHATDYYDEYNLNPGLEWEDEITVLTYGDGQGDDEENSLTHIDHGFHSKLPPGILPHGLPTVKEVAPAITPQEQKKDDLKEVKELSAEQKQMIILSEDFQRFILRAGKVMERALSEKVDIYTDYIGGSDEDDMGDEKTQARLSLNRSFYCDRWSKNRCVTSFDWSTYYPELMVASYHSNEECPNEPDGVVIVWNTKFKKQTPEEVFHCQSAVISTCFAKFHPNLILGGTYSGQIVLWDNRVQKRTPIQRTPLSASAHTQPVYCLSMVGTQNAHNVISISSDGKLCSWSLDMLSQPQDVLELQHRQSKAISVTCMAFPHNEVNNFVLGSEDGYVYSASRHGNRSGIGETYEKHLGPVTGISAHHNQSSPDFGHLFLTSSIDWTIKLWSLKDNRPLYSFEDNSHYVMDVAWSPTHPALFAGVDGGGRLDLWNLNQDTEVPTASVTVEGQPALNRVSWTPSGLHVTVGDENGRIYVYDVAENLANPRMDEWNKLSAVLYDLKINQTDEFDEMDKKSPVPQNTSLNSLTSLTSSPLI, from the exons ATGGATCGCAAAGCAGAGCTAGAGCGTAAAAAGGCCAAACTGCAGGCGCTCCGAGAGGAGAAAGATcggcggcggaaggaaaaggaacaGAAAGACTTAGAGGAAGCAACGGGAAAAATGGGCACCACCGAAGCTAACCCTAGAAA AGATTTGGATGAAATGCTCTCGTCACTTGGTGTTGCCCCGGTATCGGAAGTTCTTTCATCATTGTCATCGGTGAATTCCGCCACATCGGACCATTCTGCAACACTCACTCCCGATACTAGTCTGCAACCCAGCACGGACGGACAGAA AAAGAAGGCGGTCAATCTGAGCCTGGTGTCCGTGCAAGCTACCAACATTCCGCCGAAAGAGACGGTTGTTTACACTAAGCAGACACAAACGAACAGTACCGGCGGTCATGAGCGTGACG CTCATGCCACCGATTACTACG ATGAATACAATCTTAATCCCGGTTTAGAATGGGAGGATGAGATTACAG TGCTTACTTATGGCGACGGTCAAGGTGACGATGAGGAAAACTCTTTGACTCACATCGACCACGGATTTCATTCGAAGCTGCCCCCCGGCATTCTGCCGCATGGCTTACCGACGGTGAAGGAAGTGGCCCCGGCAATAACACCCCAAGAGCAGAAGAAGGACGATCTAAAGGAAG TGAAGGAGCTGTCCGCCGAGCAGAAGCAAATGATTATTCTGTCGGAAGATTTTCAACGATTTATACTGCGCGCAGGAAAAGTTATGGAGCGTGCACTGTCCGAGAAGGTCGACATTTACACCGACTACATTGGCGGCAGTGATGAAGATGATATGGG CGATGAAAAAACCCAGGCTCGTCTGTCACTCAATCGTTCTTTCTACTGCGATCGCTGGTCGAAGAACCGATGCGTTACGTCGTTCGACTGGTCCACATACTATCCAGAGTTAATGGTTGCCTCGTACCACAGCAACGAGGAGTGTCCGAACGAACCGGACGGCGTGGTAATTGTGTGGAACACAAAGTTCAAGAAACAAACGCCCGAGGAGGTGTTCCACTGTCAGAGTGCCGTCATATCGACCTGCTTCGCGAAGTTTCACCCGAATCTAATCCTCGGTGGAACCTACTCCGGACAGATCGTACTGTGGGACAATCGGGTACAAAAGCGAACACCAATTCAACGCACACCACTCAGCGCTAGCGCTCATACG CAACCCGTTTATTGCCTCTCGATGGTTGGTACGCAGAATGCCCATAACGTCATCTCGATAAGCTCAGACGGCAAGCTTTGCTCGTGGAGTCTTGACATGCTCTCTCAGCCACAGGATGTGTTGGAGCTGCAACACCGCCAGTCAAAGGCGATTTCGGTCACGTGCATGGCCTTCCCTCATAACGAGGTGAACAATTTCGTACTGGGCAGCGAAGATGGGTACGTGTACTCGGCCAGTCGTCATGGCAATCGGTCCGGCATTGGGGAAACCTACGAGAAGCACCTGGGGCCGGTGACTGGCATTTCGGCGCACCACAACCAGTCCTCACCCGATTTCGGACATCTCTTCCTTACCTCTTCCATTGATTGGACGATCAAACTGTGGAGCCTCAAGGACAACCGACCGTTGTATTCATTCGAGGACAATTCGCACTATGTGATGGATGTGGCATGGTCACCGACCCATCCAGCTCTGTTCGCTGGTGTGGATGGAGGCGGACGGCTCGACTTGTGGAATCTTAACCAAGATACGGAGGTACCGACGGCGTCAGTGACCGTTGAAGGACAACCGGCACTGAACCGGGTTTCCTGGACGCCGTCTGGGTTGCATGTGACggttggtgatgaaaatggtCGCATTTACGTGTACGATGTGGCCGAAAATCTGGCCAATCCACGCATGGACGAGTGGAACAAGTTAAGCGCCGTATTGTATGATCTGAAGATCAACCAAACAGACGAGTTTGATGAGATGGATAAAAAGTCGCCGGTGCCACAAAACACGTCGCTCAACTCGCTCACGTCGCTTACCAGTTCGCCGCTCATATGA
- the LOC131211838 gene encoding cytoplasmic dynein 1 intermediate chain-like isoform X9, whose translation MDRKAELERKKAKLQALREEKDRRRKEKEQKDLEEATGKMGTTEANPRKDLDEMLSSLGVAPVSEVLSSLSSVNSATSDHSATLTPDTSLQPSTDGQKKKAVNLSLVSVQATNIPPKETVVYTKQTQTNSTGGHERDAHATDYYDEYNLNPGLEWEDEITGDDEENSLTHIDHGFHSKLPPGILPHGLPTVKEVAPAITPQEQKKDDLKEVKELSAEQKQMIILSEDFQRFILRAGKVMERALSEKVDIYTDYIGGSDEDDMGDEKTQARLSLNRSFYCDRWSKNRCVTSFDWSTYYPELMVASYHSNEECPNEPDGVVIVWNTKFKKQTPEEVFHCQSAVISTCFAKFHPNLILGGTYSGQIVLWDNRVQKRTPIQRTPLSASAHTQPVYCLSMVGTQNAHNVISISSDGKLCSWSLDMLSQPQDVLELQHRQSKAISVTCMAFPHNEVNNFVLGSEDGYVYSASRHGNRSGIGETYEKHLGPVTGISAHHNQSSPDFGHLFLTSSIDWTIKLWSLKDNRPLYSFEDNSHYVMDVAWSPTHPALFAGVDGGGRLDLWNLNQDTEVPTASVTVEGQPALNRVSWTPSGLHVTVGDENGRIYVYDVAENLANPRMDEWNKLSAVLYDLKINQTDEFDEMDKKSPVPQNTSLNSLTSLTSSPLI comes from the exons ATGGATCGCAAAGCAGAGCTAGAGCGTAAAAAGGCCAAACTGCAGGCGCTCCGAGAGGAGAAAGATcggcggcggaaggaaaaggaacaGAAAGACTTAGAGGAAGCAACGGGAAAAATGGGCACCACCGAAGCTAACCCTAGAAA AGATTTGGATGAAATGCTCTCGTCACTTGGTGTTGCCCCGGTATCGGAAGTTCTTTCATCATTGTCATCGGTGAATTCCGCCACATCGGACCATTCTGCAACACTCACTCCCGATACTAGTCTGCAACCCAGCACGGACGGACAGAA AAAGAAGGCGGTCAATCTGAGCCTGGTGTCCGTGCAAGCTACCAACATTCCGCCGAAAGAGACGGTTGTTTACACTAAGCAGACACAAACGAACAGTACCGGCGGTCATGAGCGTGACG CTCATGCCACCGATTACTACG ATGAATACAATCTTAATCCCGGTTTAGAATGGGAGGATGAGATTACAG GTGACGATGAGGAAAACTCTTTGACTCACATCGACCACGGATTTCATTCGAAGCTGCCCCCCGGCATTCTGCCGCATGGCTTACCGACGGTGAAGGAAGTGGCCCCGGCAATAACACCCCAAGAGCAGAAGAAGGACGATCTAAAGGAAG TGAAGGAGCTGTCCGCCGAGCAGAAGCAAATGATTATTCTGTCGGAAGATTTTCAACGATTTATACTGCGCGCAGGAAAAGTTATGGAGCGTGCACTGTCCGAGAAGGTCGACATTTACACCGACTACATTGGCGGCAGTGATGAAGATGATATGGG CGATGAAAAAACCCAGGCTCGTCTGTCACTCAATCGTTCTTTCTACTGCGATCGCTGGTCGAAGAACCGATGCGTTACGTCGTTCGACTGGTCCACATACTATCCAGAGTTAATGGTTGCCTCGTACCACAGCAACGAGGAGTGTCCGAACGAACCGGACGGCGTGGTAATTGTGTGGAACACAAAGTTCAAGAAACAAACGCCCGAGGAGGTGTTCCACTGTCAGAGTGCCGTCATATCGACCTGCTTCGCGAAGTTTCACCCGAATCTAATCCTCGGTGGAACCTACTCCGGACAGATCGTACTGTGGGACAATCGGGTACAAAAGCGAACACCAATTCAACGCACACCACTCAGCGCTAGCGCTCATACG CAACCCGTTTATTGCCTCTCGATGGTTGGTACGCAGAATGCCCATAACGTCATCTCGATAAGCTCAGACGGCAAGCTTTGCTCGTGGAGTCTTGACATGCTCTCTCAGCCACAGGATGTGTTGGAGCTGCAACACCGCCAGTCAAAGGCGATTTCGGTCACGTGCATGGCCTTCCCTCATAACGAGGTGAACAATTTCGTACTGGGCAGCGAAGATGGGTACGTGTACTCGGCCAGTCGTCATGGCAATCGGTCCGGCATTGGGGAAACCTACGAGAAGCACCTGGGGCCGGTGACTGGCATTTCGGCGCACCACAACCAGTCCTCACCCGATTTCGGACATCTCTTCCTTACCTCTTCCATTGATTGGACGATCAAACTGTGGAGCCTCAAGGACAACCGACCGTTGTATTCATTCGAGGACAATTCGCACTATGTGATGGATGTGGCATGGTCACCGACCCATCCAGCTCTGTTCGCTGGTGTGGATGGAGGCGGACGGCTCGACTTGTGGAATCTTAACCAAGATACGGAGGTACCGACGGCGTCAGTGACCGTTGAAGGACAACCGGCACTGAACCGGGTTTCCTGGACGCCGTCTGGGTTGCATGTGACggttggtgatgaaaatggtCGCATTTACGTGTACGATGTGGCCGAAAATCTGGCCAATCCACGCATGGACGAGTGGAACAAGTTAAGCGCCGTATTGTATGATCTGAAGATCAACCAAACAGACGAGTTTGATGAGATGGATAAAAAGTCGCCGGTGCCACAAAACACGTCGCTCAACTCGCTCACGTCGCTTACCAGTTCGCCGCTCATATGA
- the LOC131211838 gene encoding cytoplasmic dynein 1 intermediate chain-like isoform X12, producing the protein MDRKAELERKKAKLQALREEKDRRRKEKEQKDLEEATGKMGTTEANPRKDLDEMLSSLGVAPVSEVLSSLSSVNSATSDHSATLTPDTSLQPSTDGQKKKAVNLSLVSVQATNIPPKETVVYTKQTQTNSTGGHERDDEYNLNPGLEWEDEITGDDEENSLTHIDHGFHSKLPPGILPHGLPTVKEVAPAITPQEQKKDDLKEVKELSAEQKQMIILSEDFQRFILRAGKVMERALSEKVDIYTDYIGGSDEDDMGDEKTQARLSLNRSFYCDRWSKNRCVTSFDWSTYYPELMVASYHSNEECPNEPDGVVIVWNTKFKKQTPEEVFHCQSAVISTCFAKFHPNLILGGTYSGQIVLWDNRVQKRTPIQRTPLSASAHTQPVYCLSMVGTQNAHNVISISSDGKLCSWSLDMLSQPQDVLELQHRQSKAISVTCMAFPHNEVNNFVLGSEDGYVYSASRHGNRSGIGETYEKHLGPVTGISAHHNQSSPDFGHLFLTSSIDWTIKLWSLKDNRPLYSFEDNSHYVMDVAWSPTHPALFAGVDGGGRLDLWNLNQDTEVPTASVTVEGQPALNRVSWTPSGLHVTVGDENGRIYVYDVAENLANPRMDEWNKLSAVLYDLKINQTDEFDEMDKKSPVPQNTSLNSLTSLTSSPLI; encoded by the exons ATGGATCGCAAAGCAGAGCTAGAGCGTAAAAAGGCCAAACTGCAGGCGCTCCGAGAGGAGAAAGATcggcggcggaaggaaaaggaacaGAAAGACTTAGAGGAAGCAACGGGAAAAATGGGCACCACCGAAGCTAACCCTAGAAA AGATTTGGATGAAATGCTCTCGTCACTTGGTGTTGCCCCGGTATCGGAAGTTCTTTCATCATTGTCATCGGTGAATTCCGCCACATCGGACCATTCTGCAACACTCACTCCCGATACTAGTCTGCAACCCAGCACGGACGGACAGAA AAAGAAGGCGGTCAATCTGAGCCTGGTGTCCGTGCAAGCTACCAACATTCCGCCGAAAGAGACGGTTGTTTACACTAAGCAGACACAAACGAACAGTACCGGCGGTCATGAGCGTGACG ATGAATACAATCTTAATCCCGGTTTAGAATGGGAGGATGAGATTACAG GTGACGATGAGGAAAACTCTTTGACTCACATCGACCACGGATTTCATTCGAAGCTGCCCCCCGGCATTCTGCCGCATGGCTTACCGACGGTGAAGGAAGTGGCCCCGGCAATAACACCCCAAGAGCAGAAGAAGGACGATCTAAAGGAAG TGAAGGAGCTGTCCGCCGAGCAGAAGCAAATGATTATTCTGTCGGAAGATTTTCAACGATTTATACTGCGCGCAGGAAAAGTTATGGAGCGTGCACTGTCCGAGAAGGTCGACATTTACACCGACTACATTGGCGGCAGTGATGAAGATGATATGGG CGATGAAAAAACCCAGGCTCGTCTGTCACTCAATCGTTCTTTCTACTGCGATCGCTGGTCGAAGAACCGATGCGTTACGTCGTTCGACTGGTCCACATACTATCCAGAGTTAATGGTTGCCTCGTACCACAGCAACGAGGAGTGTCCGAACGAACCGGACGGCGTGGTAATTGTGTGGAACACAAAGTTCAAGAAACAAACGCCCGAGGAGGTGTTCCACTGTCAGAGTGCCGTCATATCGACCTGCTTCGCGAAGTTTCACCCGAATCTAATCCTCGGTGGAACCTACTCCGGACAGATCGTACTGTGGGACAATCGGGTACAAAAGCGAACACCAATTCAACGCACACCACTCAGCGCTAGCGCTCATACG CAACCCGTTTATTGCCTCTCGATGGTTGGTACGCAGAATGCCCATAACGTCATCTCGATAAGCTCAGACGGCAAGCTTTGCTCGTGGAGTCTTGACATGCTCTCTCAGCCACAGGATGTGTTGGAGCTGCAACACCGCCAGTCAAAGGCGATTTCGGTCACGTGCATGGCCTTCCCTCATAACGAGGTGAACAATTTCGTACTGGGCAGCGAAGATGGGTACGTGTACTCGGCCAGTCGTCATGGCAATCGGTCCGGCATTGGGGAAACCTACGAGAAGCACCTGGGGCCGGTGACTGGCATTTCGGCGCACCACAACCAGTCCTCACCCGATTTCGGACATCTCTTCCTTACCTCTTCCATTGATTGGACGATCAAACTGTGGAGCCTCAAGGACAACCGACCGTTGTATTCATTCGAGGACAATTCGCACTATGTGATGGATGTGGCATGGTCACCGACCCATCCAGCTCTGTTCGCTGGTGTGGATGGAGGCGGACGGCTCGACTTGTGGAATCTTAACCAAGATACGGAGGTACCGACGGCGTCAGTGACCGTTGAAGGACAACCGGCACTGAACCGGGTTTCCTGGACGCCGTCTGGGTTGCATGTGACggttggtgatgaaaatggtCGCATTTACGTGTACGATGTGGCCGAAAATCTGGCCAATCCACGCATGGACGAGTGGAACAAGTTAAGCGCCGTATTGTATGATCTGAAGATCAACCAAACAGACGAGTTTGATGAGATGGATAAAAAGTCGCCGGTGCCACAAAACACGTCGCTCAACTCGCTCACGTCGCTTACCAGTTCGCCGCTCATATGA
- the LOC131211838 gene encoding cytoplasmic dynein 1 intermediate chain-like isoform X2 has translation MDRKAELERKKAKLQALREEKDRRRKEKEQKDLEEATGKMGTTEANPRKDLDEMLSSLGVAPVSEVLSSLSSVNSATSDHSATLTPDTSLQPSTDGQNCRKKAVNLSLVSVQATNIPPKETVVYTKQTQTNSTGGHERDGYMEDWWRPRKAHATDYYDEYNLNPGLEWEDEITGDDEENSLTHIDHGFHSKLPPGILPHGLPTVKEVAPAITPQEQKKDDLKEVKELSAEQKQMIILSEDFQRFILRAGKVMERALSEKVDIYTDYIGGSDEDDMGDEKTQARLSLNRSFYCDRWSKNRCVTSFDWSTYYPELMVASYHSNEECPNEPDGVVIVWNTKFKKQTPEEVFHCQSAVISTCFAKFHPNLILGGTYSGQIVLWDNRVQKRTPIQRTPLSASAHTQPVYCLSMVGTQNAHNVISISSDGKLCSWSLDMLSQPQDVLELQHRQSKAISVTCMAFPHNEVNNFVLGSEDGYVYSASRHGNRSGIGETYEKHLGPVTGISAHHNQSSPDFGHLFLTSSIDWTIKLWSLKDNRPLYSFEDNSHYVMDVAWSPTHPALFAGVDGGGRLDLWNLNQDTEVPTASVTVEGQPALNRVSWTPSGLHVTVGDENGRIYVYDVAENLANPRMDEWNKLSAVLYDLKINQTDEFDEMDKKSPVPQNTSLNSLTSLTSSPLI, from the exons ATGGATCGCAAAGCAGAGCTAGAGCGTAAAAAGGCCAAACTGCAGGCGCTCCGAGAGGAGAAAGATcggcggcggaaggaaaaggaacaGAAAGACTTAGAGGAAGCAACGGGAAAAATGGGCACCACCGAAGCTAACCCTAGAAA AGATTTGGATGAAATGCTCTCGTCACTTGGTGTTGCCCCGGTATCGGAAGTTCTTTCATCATTGTCATCGGTGAATTCCGCCACATCGGACCATTCTGCAACACTCACTCCCGATACTAGTCTGCAACCCAGCACGGACGGACAGAA TTGTAGAAAGAAGGCGGTCAATCTGAGCCTGGTGTCCGTGCAAGCTACCAACATTCCGCCGAAAGAGACGGTTGTTTACACTAAGCAGACACAAACGAACAGTACCGGCGGTCATGAGCGTGACG GATATATGGAGGATTGGTGGAGACCGCGCAAAG CTCATGCCACCGATTACTACG ATGAATACAATCTTAATCCCGGTTTAGAATGGGAGGATGAGATTACAG GTGACGATGAGGAAAACTCTTTGACTCACATCGACCACGGATTTCATTCGAAGCTGCCCCCCGGCATTCTGCCGCATGGCTTACCGACGGTGAAGGAAGTGGCCCCGGCAATAACACCCCAAGAGCAGAAGAAGGACGATCTAAAGGAAG TGAAGGAGCTGTCCGCCGAGCAGAAGCAAATGATTATTCTGTCGGAAGATTTTCAACGATTTATACTGCGCGCAGGAAAAGTTATGGAGCGTGCACTGTCCGAGAAGGTCGACATTTACACCGACTACATTGGCGGCAGTGATGAAGATGATATGGG CGATGAAAAAACCCAGGCTCGTCTGTCACTCAATCGTTCTTTCTACTGCGATCGCTGGTCGAAGAACCGATGCGTTACGTCGTTCGACTGGTCCACATACTATCCAGAGTTAATGGTTGCCTCGTACCACAGCAACGAGGAGTGTCCGAACGAACCGGACGGCGTGGTAATTGTGTGGAACACAAAGTTCAAGAAACAAACGCCCGAGGAGGTGTTCCACTGTCAGAGTGCCGTCATATCGACCTGCTTCGCGAAGTTTCACCCGAATCTAATCCTCGGTGGAACCTACTCCGGACAGATCGTACTGTGGGACAATCGGGTACAAAAGCGAACACCAATTCAACGCACACCACTCAGCGCTAGCGCTCATACG CAACCCGTTTATTGCCTCTCGATGGTTGGTACGCAGAATGCCCATAACGTCATCTCGATAAGCTCAGACGGCAAGCTTTGCTCGTGGAGTCTTGACATGCTCTCTCAGCCACAGGATGTGTTGGAGCTGCAACACCGCCAGTCAAAGGCGATTTCGGTCACGTGCATGGCCTTCCCTCATAACGAGGTGAACAATTTCGTACTGGGCAGCGAAGATGGGTACGTGTACTCGGCCAGTCGTCATGGCAATCGGTCCGGCATTGGGGAAACCTACGAGAAGCACCTGGGGCCGGTGACTGGCATTTCGGCGCACCACAACCAGTCCTCACCCGATTTCGGACATCTCTTCCTTACCTCTTCCATTGATTGGACGATCAAACTGTGGAGCCTCAAGGACAACCGACCGTTGTATTCATTCGAGGACAATTCGCACTATGTGATGGATGTGGCATGGTCACCGACCCATCCAGCTCTGTTCGCTGGTGTGGATGGAGGCGGACGGCTCGACTTGTGGAATCTTAACCAAGATACGGAGGTACCGACGGCGTCAGTGACCGTTGAAGGACAACCGGCACTGAACCGGGTTTCCTGGACGCCGTCTGGGTTGCATGTGACggttggtgatgaaaatggtCGCATTTACGTGTACGATGTGGCCGAAAATCTGGCCAATCCACGCATGGACGAGTGGAACAAGTTAAGCGCCGTATTGTATGATCTGAAGATCAACCAAACAGACGAGTTTGATGAGATGGATAAAAAGTCGCCGGTGCCACAAAACACGTCGCTCAACTCGCTCACGTCGCTTACCAGTTCGCCGCTCATATGA
- the LOC131211838 gene encoding cytoplasmic dynein 1 intermediate chain-like isoform X10, with protein sequence MDRKAELERKKAKLQALREEKDRRRKEKEQKDLEEATGKMGTTEANPRKDLDEMLSSLGVAPVSEVLSSLSSVNSATSDHSATLTPDTSLQPSTDGQKKKAVNLSLVSVQATNIPPKETVVYTKQTQTNSTGGHERDDEYNLNPGLEWEDEITVLTYGDGQGDDEENSLTHIDHGFHSKLPPGILPHGLPTVKEVAPAITPQEQKKDDLKEVKELSAEQKQMIILSEDFQRFILRAGKVMERALSEKVDIYTDYIGGSDEDDMGDEKTQARLSLNRSFYCDRWSKNRCVTSFDWSTYYPELMVASYHSNEECPNEPDGVVIVWNTKFKKQTPEEVFHCQSAVISTCFAKFHPNLILGGTYSGQIVLWDNRVQKRTPIQRTPLSASAHTQPVYCLSMVGTQNAHNVISISSDGKLCSWSLDMLSQPQDVLELQHRQSKAISVTCMAFPHNEVNNFVLGSEDGYVYSASRHGNRSGIGETYEKHLGPVTGISAHHNQSSPDFGHLFLTSSIDWTIKLWSLKDNRPLYSFEDNSHYVMDVAWSPTHPALFAGVDGGGRLDLWNLNQDTEVPTASVTVEGQPALNRVSWTPSGLHVTVGDENGRIYVYDVAENLANPRMDEWNKLSAVLYDLKINQTDEFDEMDKKSPVPQNTSLNSLTSLTSSPLI encoded by the exons ATGGATCGCAAAGCAGAGCTAGAGCGTAAAAAGGCCAAACTGCAGGCGCTCCGAGAGGAGAAAGATcggcggcggaaggaaaaggaacaGAAAGACTTAGAGGAAGCAACGGGAAAAATGGGCACCACCGAAGCTAACCCTAGAAA AGATTTGGATGAAATGCTCTCGTCACTTGGTGTTGCCCCGGTATCGGAAGTTCTTTCATCATTGTCATCGGTGAATTCCGCCACATCGGACCATTCTGCAACACTCACTCCCGATACTAGTCTGCAACCCAGCACGGACGGACAGAA AAAGAAGGCGGTCAATCTGAGCCTGGTGTCCGTGCAAGCTACCAACATTCCGCCGAAAGAGACGGTTGTTTACACTAAGCAGACACAAACGAACAGTACCGGCGGTCATGAGCGTGACG ATGAATACAATCTTAATCCCGGTTTAGAATGGGAGGATGAGATTACAG TGCTTACTTATGGCGACGGTCAAGGTGACGATGAGGAAAACTCTTTGACTCACATCGACCACGGATTTCATTCGAAGCTGCCCCCCGGCATTCTGCCGCATGGCTTACCGACGGTGAAGGAAGTGGCCCCGGCAATAACACCCCAAGAGCAGAAGAAGGACGATCTAAAGGAAG TGAAGGAGCTGTCCGCCGAGCAGAAGCAAATGATTATTCTGTCGGAAGATTTTCAACGATTTATACTGCGCGCAGGAAAAGTTATGGAGCGTGCACTGTCCGAGAAGGTCGACATTTACACCGACTACATTGGCGGCAGTGATGAAGATGATATGGG CGATGAAAAAACCCAGGCTCGTCTGTCACTCAATCGTTCTTTCTACTGCGATCGCTGGTCGAAGAACCGATGCGTTACGTCGTTCGACTGGTCCACATACTATCCAGAGTTAATGGTTGCCTCGTACCACAGCAACGAGGAGTGTCCGAACGAACCGGACGGCGTGGTAATTGTGTGGAACACAAAGTTCAAGAAACAAACGCCCGAGGAGGTGTTCCACTGTCAGAGTGCCGTCATATCGACCTGCTTCGCGAAGTTTCACCCGAATCTAATCCTCGGTGGAACCTACTCCGGACAGATCGTACTGTGGGACAATCGGGTACAAAAGCGAACACCAATTCAACGCACACCACTCAGCGCTAGCGCTCATACG CAACCCGTTTATTGCCTCTCGATGGTTGGTACGCAGAATGCCCATAACGTCATCTCGATAAGCTCAGACGGCAAGCTTTGCTCGTGGAGTCTTGACATGCTCTCTCAGCCACAGGATGTGTTGGAGCTGCAACACCGCCAGTCAAAGGCGATTTCGGTCACGTGCATGGCCTTCCCTCATAACGAGGTGAACAATTTCGTACTGGGCAGCGAAGATGGGTACGTGTACTCGGCCAGTCGTCATGGCAATCGGTCCGGCATTGGGGAAACCTACGAGAAGCACCTGGGGCCGGTGACTGGCATTTCGGCGCACCACAACCAGTCCTCACCCGATTTCGGACATCTCTTCCTTACCTCTTCCATTGATTGGACGATCAAACTGTGGAGCCTCAAGGACAACCGACCGTTGTATTCATTCGAGGACAATTCGCACTATGTGATGGATGTGGCATGGTCACCGACCCATCCAGCTCTGTTCGCTGGTGTGGATGGAGGCGGACGGCTCGACTTGTGGAATCTTAACCAAGATACGGAGGTACCGACGGCGTCAGTGACCGTTGAAGGACAACCGGCACTGAACCGGGTTTCCTGGACGCCGTCTGGGTTGCATGTGACggttggtgatgaaaatggtCGCATTTACGTGTACGATGTGGCCGAAAATCTGGCCAATCCACGCATGGACGAGTGGAACAAGTTAAGCGCCGTATTGTATGATCTGAAGATCAACCAAACAGACGAGTTTGATGAGATGGATAAAAAGTCGCCGGTGCCACAAAACACGTCGCTCAACTCGCTCACGTCGCTTACCAGTTCGCCGCTCATATGA